The following coding sequences are from one Chelonoidis abingdonii isolate Lonesome George chromosome 4, CheloAbing_2.0, whole genome shotgun sequence window:
- the FNTB gene encoding protein farnesyltransferase subunit beta isoform X1 → MLLFKTKDLCFFLLPPSFLLLNDRHSLQTKVEDLVQEVFSAYKTNHHTSQFVLQREKHFHYLKRGLRQLTDAYECLDASRPWLCYWILHSLELLDEPIPESVALDVCQFLSRCQSPSGGFGGGPGQHPHLAPTYAAVNALCIIGTEEAFNVINREKLLEYLYSLKQPDGSFIMHVGGEVDVRSAYCAASVASLTNIITPTLFAGTAEWIARCQNWEGGIGGVPGMEAHGGYTFCGLAALVILKQEDSLNLKCLLHWVTSRQMRFEGGFQGRCNKLVDGCYSFWQAGLLPLLHRALHAKGDPALSMTNWMFDQQALQEYILLCCQCPAGGLLDKPGKSRDFYHTCYCLSGLSIAQHFGSGDLLHKVVLGVPENRLQPTHPVYNISPNRVVQAVMHFLRQPVPGTPAAEAATGAAGD, encoded by the exons ATGTTGCTTTTCAAAACTAAAGATCTCTgtttcttcctcctgcccccttcctttcTGCTGCTTAATGACCGTCACTCCCTGCAGACCAAAGTGGAAGACTTGGTGCAAGAGGTTTTCAGTGCTTACAAGACGAACCACCACACCTCACA ATTTGTTCTGCAGCGCGAGAAGCATTTCCACTACTTGAAGAGAGGCCTGAGACAACTGACGGACGCCTATGAG TGCCTGGACGCCAGCCGCCCCTGGCTGTGCTACTGGATCCTGCACAGTTTGGAGCTGCTAGACGAGCCCATCCCAGAGTCTGTGGCTTTGGA TGTCTGCCAGTTCCTAAGCCGGTGCCAGAGTCCCAGTGGTGGGTTCGGAGGAGGGCCGGGCCAGCACCCCCATCTCGCTCCCACCTATGCCGCTGTCAATGCTCTCTGCATCATCGGCACCGAAGAGGCCTTCAACGTCATCAACAG AGAGAAGCTCTTGGAGTATCTGTACTCACTGAAACAGCCCGACGGCTCCTTCATCATGCATGTGGGAGGCGAAGTGGATGTCAG GAGCGCATACTGCGCCGCCTCAGTGGCTTCGCTGACCAACATAATCACACCCACGCTCTTCGCAGGGACTGCCGAGTGGATCGCAAG GTGCCAGAACTGGGAGGGTGGCATTGGCGGAGTCCCGGGCATGGAGGCCCACGGAGGATACACTTTCTGTGGCCTGGCAGCGCTGGTCATTCTGAAGCAGGAGGACTCACTGAATCTGAAATGTTTGTTA CACTGGGTCACGAGCCGGCAGATGCGCTTTGAGGGCGGTTTCCAGGGCCGCTGTAACAAGCTGGTGGATGGCTGCTACTCGTTCTGGCAGGCGGGcttgctgcccctcctccaccgAGCACTGCATGCCAAAG GCGACCCTGCCCTCAGCATGACGAACTGGATGTTCGACCAGCAGGCACTGCAAGAGTACATCCTCCTGTGCTGCCAGTGCCCTGCCGGGGGGCTGCTGGACAAGCCGGGCAA GTCGCGGGATTTTTATCACACCTGCTACTGCCTGAGCGGGCTGTCGATAGcccagcacttcggcagcggagACCTGCTTCACAAGGTGGTGCTGGGAGTTCCTGAGAATCGCCTG CAACCGACGCACCCAGTGTACAACATCTCCCCCAACAGAGTGGTGCAGGCGGTCATGCACTTCCTGCGGCAGCCTGTCCCCGGCACGCCGGCAGCGGAGGCGGCGACGGGGGCTGCTGGAGACTAG
- the FNTB gene encoding protein farnesyltransferase subunit beta isoform X2, with amino-acid sequence MHVGGEVDVRSAYCAASVASLTNIITPTLFAGTAEWIARCQNWEGGIGGVPGMEAHGGYTFCGLAALVILKQEDSLNLKCLLHWVTSRQMRFEGGFQGRCNKLVDGCYSFWQAGLLPLLHRALHAKGDPALSMTNWMFDQQALQEYILLCCQCPAGGLLDKPGKSRDFYHTCYCLSGLSIAQHFGSGDLLHKVVLGVPENRLQPTHPVYNISPNRVVQAVMHFLRQPVPGTPAAEAATGAAGD; translated from the exons ATGCATGTGGGAGGCGAAGTGGATGTCAG GAGCGCATACTGCGCCGCCTCAGTGGCTTCGCTGACCAACATAATCACACCCACGCTCTTCGCAGGGACTGCCGAGTGGATCGCAAG GTGCCAGAACTGGGAGGGTGGCATTGGCGGAGTCCCGGGCATGGAGGCCCACGGAGGATACACTTTCTGTGGCCTGGCAGCGCTGGTCATTCTGAAGCAGGAGGACTCACTGAATCTGAAATGTTTGTTA CACTGGGTCACGAGCCGGCAGATGCGCTTTGAGGGCGGTTTCCAGGGCCGCTGTAACAAGCTGGTGGATGGCTGCTACTCGTTCTGGCAGGCGGGcttgctgcccctcctccaccgAGCACTGCATGCCAAAG GCGACCCTGCCCTCAGCATGACGAACTGGATGTTCGACCAGCAGGCACTGCAAGAGTACATCCTCCTGTGCTGCCAGTGCCCTGCCGGGGGGCTGCTGGACAAGCCGGGCAA GTCGCGGGATTTTTATCACACCTGCTACTGCCTGAGCGGGCTGTCGATAGcccagcacttcggcagcggagACCTGCTTCACAAGGTGGTGCTGGGAGTTCCTGAGAATCGCCTG CAACCGACGCACCCAGTGTACAACATCTCCCCCAACAGAGTGGTGCAGGCGGTCATGCACTTCCTGCGGCAGCCTGTCCCCGGCACGCCGGCAGCGGAGGCGGCGACGGGGGCTGCTGGAGACTAG